DNA from Aliarcobacter skirrowii CCUG 10374:
TCTTTTTGCATAAACTACATCTCTATCTTTATTTATTGCTTCAATCTCTTGGTCAACAACAACTTTAATCTCTTCAATATCACTCTCTTCTGCTTTAAGTTTTGCTTGAAGCTCTTTTAAGCTCTCTTCTTTTGCAACTGTTAGTTTATCTAATCTTTCAATCTCTTCATTTGCAAAACTAACCTGCTCTTTTGCAATCTCTTCTTCAAGTTGTAAAGCTTTTAACTCTTTTTCATTTGTTACATCTTTATTTTTTTTAGCAATTTGATCTAGTTTTGTTTTTAACTCTGATAGATGAATATTGTTTTTTGTTCTTTTTGATTTTAGTTCATCAATCTCAAGATACACACTATTTATAGAAGTTTTTAATGCCTCTGCTGTCTCAACAAAAACTGCTAATTTTGCTTTTTGTTGCTCGATTTTTGGGTCAAATTGACTTATGCTTGTATCATATTTTGATAAAGTTACTAAGTCTTGTAAATACTTATTCAACGGTTTCTCCTTTAAAAAACTCAAATGGATTTTTTGAAGCTGTTATTATAGCTTTTAATTTATTTTTTTTCAAATACTGGCTTAACAATTGTTCTAAAAGTATATTAAAACTATTTTCACTCTCATAGTGTCTAATATCTATTAAGGACAAATCTCTTGCTTTTGCTTCCATTGCATCGTGATATTTAATATCACCTGTTATAAAGCAATCTGCTTTAACCTCATCTATTAAACTCATTGCACTTCCTGTACAAATTGCAATAGTTTTAATACTCTCTTTTGTTTTAACATATTTTAAATTTTTTAAATTTAATTTTTTTGATAGATAGTTTAATAACTCATCAAAACTCATATTGATTTCACAATTTGCAATAAACTCATTTTGATTAACTATTTTAAAACCTAAAATCTCTTCAACTACAAATCTATTTAAATGCGTTTTGTCAATATTTGTGTGCATAGAAATTAGTGCAATATCTTTTTTTATCAACTCTTTTAAAATTTTAGTGCTATAAGTATCGTAATTAACTCTTTTTAATCCACTAAAAATCAATGGATGATGAGTTATAACTAAAGAGTTTGGCTTTAAATTTTTTACCAAATCTAAATCTAAATCCATACTTAGATATAAACTTTCAAAACTATCACTCATATTTCCAACAAGAAGTCCTGAGTTATCCCATTTTTCTTGAAACTCAAAAGGAGAAAGCTCATTTAAGTAGTTATAAATATCTTCTATTTTCAATAAATTACTCCTATTGTTCATCTCACAACAATCTAGCTCATTTCATTCGCTACGATTGATACACTTCGTTAGTTCGCACCAGCCTTTTGTGAAAGTTCTTAACTTTCTGCAAAAGGTAAAAAATACTAAAAGAGTTAGCTCCTAACTCTTTCTTGACGCATTTTTTCCTGCTCTTTATACATAACAGCACAAGCTTGTGCAAGTTCTCTCACCTTTAAAATATAGTTTTGTCTCTCTGTAACACTTATTGCTTTTCTTGCATCTAAAGTATTAAAAGCGTGACTTGCTATCATACATTGATCATATGCAGGAAGTGGAAGTTGTGCTTCTAAACAAGATTTGCACTCATTAAATGCCTCTTCAAAATCTCTAAATAGTTTTGTTGTATTTGCTACTTCAAAATTATATTTAGAGAATTGATACTCTGCTTCTTTGTGAACATCTGCATAAGTTGTAATTCCATGCTTATTTTTATTCCAAACAATATCAAAAACAGAATCAACTCCTTGAAGATACATAGCAAGTCTCTCTGTTCCATAAGTAATCTCAACAGCAACAGGATCACAAGGAAGTCCTCCAACTTGTTGAAAATATGTAAATTGTGTAACTTCCATACCATCAAGCCAAACTTCCCATCCAAGTCCCCAAGCTCCTAGAGTTGGTGACTCCCAGTTATCTTCTACAAATCTAATATCGTGCCTGCTTAAATCAAGTCCTAAATACTCTAAAGATTGTAAATATAAATCTTGAATATTTTCTAAACTTGGTTTTATTAATACTTGAAACTGATAGTAACTTCCTAATCTATTTGGATTCTCTCCATATCTTCCATCTGTTGGTCTTCTTGATGGTGCAACATAAGCAACACTCCAAGGAGTTGAATCAAGACTTCTAAGCAGTGTTGCTGGATGAAATGTTCCAGCACCTGCAGCAATATCGTAAGGTTGTACAATATTACACCCCTCTTTTGCCCAGAACTCTTGAAGTTTTAATAACATTTGTGAAAAAGTAAGCATTCTATTTTATTCCTAACTCTTTATTTAATTTCTCTTTATCAAAGCCACAAATCCAACTATTTCCAATTAAAAAAACAGGTGCACCTTGACATCTTTTTTGACAATCATTTAAAGCTTTTTTATTTTTTGTTAAATCTATATGATTATATTTAAGATTTTTGCTCTTTAAGTATACTATAGCTTCTTTACACCATTTACAATTTGGAATAGTAAATAGTGCAATAGGTTTCATTTATAAAATTACTTCTATATCTTTTGAATCACTTTCAACTAATTTAGCTTTTACAACTCTATCTTCTTTTAATTTTGCAGCTAAATCTTTATCATTAATAGCTAAAATTTGCATTGCTAAATAAGCAGCATTAATTGCACCTGCTTTTCCTAAAGCAACAGTAGCAACTGGCATACCAGCTGGCATTTGAACAGTTGAAAGCATAGCATCCATACCATCCATCGCACCACCTTTCATAGGCACTCCAATAATAGGTTTTGTTGTAGTTGCTGCTAATGCACCAGCTAAATGAGCTGCCATTCCAGCTGCAGCAATAAATGCAACTGCACCTTTCTCTTCTGCATCTTTAACATACTCTTTTGTTCTTTCAGGACTTCTATGAGCTGAAGATATAATTAATTCATATTTTACATTAAACTGTTCAAAAGTATCAGCACAATTTTTCATAATATCATAATCAGATTTGCTACCCATAATAATCGAAATAAATCTCATTTTCTTATCCTATTTTTAAAATTTTAGATATACATTATATCAAAAATTTTCTAAGGTTTTTATAATATCTTCTATTTTTAGATTTCGCCACTCTTCAAACTTATTTATAGTTAAAGTATCATTTTCATAAATAAACTTTGATAAATTTTTTGAACTATCTTTTACATAGATTGTTTTAGTGTAGTTATAATATTTTAAACTCTCTTCATAATCTTTAAAAGTTGCTATACAAAGAGTTGGTATCATAAAAGCATCTGCTATATGAAGAGCTGAAGTGTATGCTGTTATTATCTTATCCATAGATGAAACAATATAGATAAAATCTTCTATTGTTTTTGAATATGTTGATAAATCTATATAATTTTCAGATTTTATTTTTGGATCAATTAAAAGTGTTGTTATAATCACATAATCATCTAATTTATCTATTAAACCTTTTAAAATTTCAATAGCAAAATTTTGAGGAATTGATTTATTTATAGTTGCACTATAAGGATGAAAAAGTAATAATTTACCTCTTTTTTTAGCATCAATAATTTTTTGACTTAAACCTTTTGATAATTCAAAATGTTCACAATTAAGTTCACTATATTTTTTAGAACTTGGAATTTTTTTATAATCTATTCCAAACTTATAAAGCCATGCATCTACTATATTTATATCTAATATCTTACTAATATCTACACTATTATCAACAAAATAGTCATACTTACAAATAGTTTTACTATTTATTGCAAGTGGATATACTCCATTTATATATTTTTGAGTTTCATAAATACTTTTATCTCTTTTATAATAACTATTATTTGAAGCTTTTATAAAAATATCAAGTTCAACTTTTGAGTATATATTTTTTAACTCTTCATAAAAAATTCTAAGTGCTGCCATAGAGCTAATCATATCGCTAATTGTAGAGCCTAAACTTCCAATAAGAGCAACTTTAACAATTGGTTTGTGAAAACTATTAAGACTATATAAAAGCGAACTAGGTTTTATATCAAAAAAAATATTATCTTTGAACTCTTCTTTTGTTTTATACTCATTTTCAAAGCTAATCCCAATTTCAGTTGGAAAATTTGGATTAGTTTTTACACTCTTTTCATTTAAAATCTTAGCAAGATATCTATTTTTATCAACTTTTGAAAAAATATCTTGTAAATCTTTAAAATCATCATATGTTGTAATATAAACCGTCTCATTTTCTAAACCAACTGGTGCTTTAAATCTATCATATTTTAGTATTGTACCATCTGTTATTTTTATATTTATACTATTTGTAACTCTAAAAAAAACCATATCTTATTCTATATTACTATCAATATTTTCTACTCTAAACATTGTTAAATAGGGTAATTTGCATGGAAGTTTTATTTTATTTACATTTCCACTATGAACGCTTTCAAGCTCTTTATTATCTTGTGTTAAAATCTTTTTAAAATTTATATAATATAGTCCATTCTCTTTTTTAAACACTTTTCCAATCTCATTTTCACACTCATGTAGAACTGTGTTATGTGGAGTGAAAATTTCAATATCTTCATTTGGATAAACTTTATACTTGCAATAAAAATGCTCTTCATCTTCAGATACTAAACCTGTTACTTCAAATGAGCCTTTACTTAAAGCATAATCGTGATTTTGAGAATCTAGTTTTTCAAATGGCTTATGAATTAAATAAGCATCTGTAAACCCTCTATTTTTAGTTGTATGCAACTCTTTTTGATATTTTGAAGCATCAAATTTATTTTCATAATAGTCATCAATAGCTTCTCTATAAGCTTTTGCAGTTACTGCTGCATAGTATGGAGATTTTGTTCTTCCCTCTATTTTCAAACTATCCACAGCACCACTATCAAGTATCTCTTTAATATGAGATGCAAGGTTCATATCTTTTGAGTTAAAAATATATGTTCCAACACCAGGTTCTTCTTCAAGTCTAAACAAGCTTCCATGCTCATCATTTCCAGCATAAAGTGTATATTCAAATCTACAATCATTTGCACAACTTCCACGATTTGGAACTCTTCCCATTTGAACAGCACTAATTAAACATCTTCCACTATATGCAAAACACATAGAACCATGAACAAATATCTCTATCTCCATATCTGGAAGATGTTTTTTAATCTCTATTACATCTTTTAAAGATATCTCTCTTGCTACAACAATTCTTTTAACTCCCATATCCCAAAAAACTTGAGCATCAAGATAGTTTAAAACATTTGCTTGAGTTGAAAGATGTATATCAATCTGGGGAGCAATCTCTCTACAAAGTCTTACAACTCCTGGAGCTGCAACTATAAAACCATCTGGTTTCAGTGCAGCCATAGAGGCTATATGTTTTTTTAATAACTCAATTTGAGCATTAAAAGGAAAACCATTTATTGTTGCATAAACTTTTTTCCCTCGCTCATGTGCATAATCAATTCCCTCTTTAAATGTCTCAAATGTAAACTCTTTACTAGCTCTAATTCTTAAACTAAAGTGGCTAACTCCACCATAAACAGCATCAGCACCATAATTTATTGCAATTTTTAATTTTTCTAAATTTCCAGCAGGTGAGAGCAACTCAACTTTTTGCTTACTCATAAAATTCCTTTGATTTTTTATATAATAAAATATTTAAATTTTTAGGGGATTGTATCTTTTTTTTGATAAATCTTAAGTTTTGCGACAAGCAAAGAGCTTTAGAAGCTCTCCCACTCATCATCAGATTTTGAAGCTTTAAACTCTTGTTTTGGTTTTTGCTCTAAGATTTTTACATCTTTAGCCTTTGTTACTATCTCTTTTGGTTTATTTGTCTCAGGTTTTGTTGTCTCTATATTTGAATTAACTTTTTTAGATATATTATCAATTTTAACTTGATCAAGTGATTTAAATACTTTAAAAATTGATGTATCAAGTTGTTTTGATAACTCTTTTAATCTACTCTTATCAGAGTTCTTTTTACAATCCTCATTAATATACTCTTGAACACTTGTATGAACAAGTTCATGATACTCTTTTAAAGTTTTCCAATTTTGATTTTTAGTAAATACTAAACCATTTTTTTCTTGCTCTATAATCCATTTTCCTAAGTCACACTCTGTTGGTTTTGTTACACTCCAAGCAGTTTTTCCTTGACCAATTTTATCAAAGTTTGTAAGCTTAAATTTTACATGGTCATTTTTTAGTTTTGAAACTTTAAATACTAAATCTATATCTTCAATAATATTAGGATCTACTTGTTTAAATTTAGCTCTATCTGCTATTTTTAATAGATTGCTTGATAAACTTGATGCTTCACTTGCAAGATTACTTATAACTCTTGAAGAGCTAGCATTTACTTGAGTTACTCTATCAAGAACATTAATAGTATCATTTATTTGAAGTATTCCTATCTCTTCCTCTTTTGTACCTCTTGATACATCTTCTATTAAAACAATAGTCTCATCAATTCTTTTATTTAACTCTGTATAGCCAATTTTCATACTATTTGCTATCTCTTTACCTTCATTTGCTTTTGAAGTTGCTATTTCAACAATATTTTTAATCTCTCTTGCAGCTTCTGCACTTCTATTTGCAAGATTTCGCACCTCTTGAGCAACAACAGCAAACCCTTTTCCAGCTTCTCCAGCAGTTGCTGCTTCAACTGCTGCGTTTAGACTTAAGATATTTGTTTGGAATGCTATTTGATCAATTACCTCAATAGCTTCATTTATTGAACTAACCTCTTTATTAATTTGATCCATCGCGTCATTTGTTTTTGAAGCTAAAGTCTCACCTTGCTTTGATGATTTTTGAAGCTCTGAAGCCAAAATTGACATTTGAGAAGTCTTTTGAACACTTTGCTTAATAATAGATGTAATCTCTTCAATAGCAGCAGCTGTTTGCTCTAAACTTGCAGCTTGTTCTGTTGCTGAAGTTGATAACTCTTTTGCAGATTTTGAAAGAACTGCTGTATCATCATTTAATTTTGTTCCAGTTGATACTATCATTGATAAAAATTCAGATACAGTATGACCGATTAATTGAGTACTTGTAGCTAAAGAAGACATAATTCCATTTACTTTTGTAACATCAATTTGTGAGTTACTATCTGAGAAGTTTGAACTACCATATTCAACCAAAGTATTATTTAAAGTATTAAGATTTTGGTTAGTCTTTTCAATCATCTCATTTATAGAGTCTCTTAAACTTTGAATTTGAGGATTTGAAGATGTTTTTTCAATTTTATATACATAAAATCCTTGAGATATTTTTTCAATAACCTCATCAACATTTGCAATTACTTTACCAT
Protein-coding regions in this window:
- a CDS encoding zinc ribbon domain-containing protein, yielding MNKYLQDLVTLSKYDTSISQFDPKIEQQKAKLAVFVETAEALKTSINSVYLEIDELKSKRTKNNIHLSELKTKLDQIAKKNKDVTNEKELKALQLEEEIAKEQVSFANEEIERLDKLTVAKEESLKELQAKLKAEESDIEEIKVVVDQEIEAINKDRDVVYAKRNELLGNFDKKILTFYEKIKRWAKDTAVVPVKQQACFGCFMKISDKTYAEVIKGEEIVNCLHCGRILYKGEEETVTKEA
- a CDS encoding Nif3-like dinuclear metal center hexameric protein → MKIEDIYNYLNELSPFEFQEKWDNSGLLVGNMSDSFESLYLSMDLDLDLVKNLKPNSLVITHHPLIFSGLKRVNYDTYSTKILKELIKKDIALISMHTNIDKTHLNRFVVEEILGFKIVNQNEFIANCEINMSFDELLNYLSKKLNLKNLKYVKTKESIKTIAICTGSAMSLIDEVKADCFITGDIKYHDAMEAKARDLSLIDIRHYESENSFNILLEQLLSQYLKKNKLKAIITASKNPFEFFKGETVE
- the glyQ gene encoding glycine--tRNA ligase subunit alpha gives rise to the protein MLTFSQMLLKLQEFWAKEGCNIVQPYDIAAGAGTFHPATLLRSLDSTPWSVAYVAPSRRPTDGRYGENPNRLGSYYQFQVLIKPSLENIQDLYLQSLEYLGLDLSRHDIRFVEDNWESPTLGAWGLGWEVWLDGMEVTQFTYFQQVGGLPCDPVAVEITYGTERLAMYLQGVDSVFDIVWNKNKHGITTYADVHKEAEYQFSKYNFEVANTTKLFRDFEEAFNECKSCLEAQLPLPAYDQCMIASHAFNTLDARKAISVTERQNYILKVRELAQACAVMYKEQEKMRQERVRS
- a CDS encoding glutaredoxin domain-containing protein, producing the protein MKPIALFTIPNCKWCKEAIVYLKSKNLKYNHIDLTKNKKALNDCQKRCQGAPVFLIGNSWICGFDKEKLNKELGIK
- the purE gene encoding 5-(carboxyamino)imidazole ribonucleotide mutase codes for the protein MRFISIIMGSKSDYDIMKNCADTFEQFNVKYELIISSAHRSPERTKEYVKDAEEKGAVAFIAAAGMAAHLAGALAATTTKPIIGVPMKGGAMDGMDAMLSTVQMPAGMPVATVALGKAGAINAAYLAMQILAINDKDLAAKLKEDRVVKAKLVESDSKDIEVIL
- a CDS encoding peptidase U32 family protein; translated protein: MSKQKVELLSPAGNLEKLKIAINYGADAVYGGVSHFSLRIRASKEFTFETFKEGIDYAHERGKKVYATINGFPFNAQIELLKKHIASMAALKPDGFIVAAPGVVRLCREIAPQIDIHLSTQANVLNYLDAQVFWDMGVKRIVVAREISLKDVIEIKKHLPDMEIEIFVHGSMCFAYSGRCLISAVQMGRVPNRGSCANDCRFEYTLYAGNDEHGSLFRLEEEPGVGTYIFNSKDMNLASHIKEILDSGAVDSLKIEGRTKSPYYAAVTAKAYREAIDDYYENKFDASKYQKELHTTKNRGFTDAYLIHKPFEKLDSQNHDYALSKGSFEVTGLVSEDEEHFYCKYKVYPNEDIEIFTPHNTVLHECENEIGKVFKKENGLYYINFKKILTQDNKELESVHSGNVNKIKLPCKLPYLTMFRVENIDSNIE
- a CDS encoding methyl-accepting chemotaxis protein — its product is MINNISIKAKLLILSILTIVIISLAVAFVAIYSIKEYSNEGIENYKKEAYAKKEEELKNYVSLAMKTVEAYHARTDIEKVKLELEDELKKQTMFLFTILEGEYQKYKNTISDSALKERLKNIVNSTRYGSTGYFWINDLDAVVLIHPINPSLNDKDMYNYKDPKGKQIFKEFASIAKKDKEGFIDYVWPKPGFTEPQLKVSFVKLFAPYNWVIGTGEYVENATARIQEEALKTISDMRYANNDYFWINDSHPKMIHHPTNPALNGTDLSTYADPYGTKLFVEMSKITNEKKEGGLVKYYWDKPNKKNDPKEKFSYVQRFEPWDWIIGTGAYVDDIEEEIALMQASANSKINSIIYSIIGFSLLIMLIANLIYSYLVNHAIIRPLDELDIAINDISSGNEQTDRIKKKSNDEIGKIVDSFNGYIQKLKDGYIEDGKVIANVDEVIEKISQGFYVYKIEKTSSNPQIQSLRDSINEMIEKTNQNLNTLNNTLVEYGSSNFSDSNSQIDVTKVNGIMSSLATSTQLIGHTVSEFLSMIVSTGTKLNDDTAVLSKSAKELSTSATEQAASLEQTAAAIEEITSIIKQSVQKTSQMSILASELQKSSKQGETLASKTNDAMDQINKEVSSINEAIEVIDQIAFQTNILSLNAAVEAATAGEAGKGFAVVAQEVRNLANRSAEAAREIKNIVEIATSKANEGKEIANSMKIGYTELNKRIDETIVLIEDVSRGTKEEEIGILQINDTINVLDRVTQVNASSSRVISNLASEASSLSSNLLKIADRAKFKQVDPNIIEDIDLVFKVSKLKNDHVKFKLTNFDKIGQGKTAWSVTKPTECDLGKWIIEQEKNGLVFTKNQNWKTLKEYHELVHTSVQEYINEDCKKNSDKSRLKELSKQLDTSIFKVFKSLDQVKIDNISKKVNSNIETTKPETNKPKEIVTKAKDVKILEQKPKQEFKASKSDDEWESF